One genomic segment of Polyangia bacterium includes these proteins:
- a CDS encoding HU family DNA-binding protein, producing MAKLLSKSELIQKLAEEHADKLTRKDVKGVLETLAQVGYKELKKTGTFLVPGLAKFVVIKKPATKAR from the coding sequence ATGGCCAAGCTACTTTCGAAGTCCGAGCTCATTCAGAAACTCGCCGAGGAGCACGCCGATAAATTGACCCGCAAGGACGTCAAGGGTGTCCTCGAGACGCTGGCTCAGGTGGGGTACAAGGAGCTCAAGAAGACCGGCACTTTCCTGGTCCCCGGTCTGGCGAAGTTCGTCGTCATCAAGAAGCCGGCGACCAAGGCCCGCAA